The window AAACTATGGCGAACTTGTGCAGAAATATATGAAGGCGGCATCCTCCGCTGAATCCCGAATGAGGGCGGCCCGGCTGGTGGAGTGGACAACTATGGGATCGGGGGTGCCCGGATGTATGCACGGTGGTGGTTCGGCTGACGGTGCCAAGTTGTTTGTGCGCATGTTTGGCGGGATGGAAAAGGCGGTCGAGGTCGCTAAACGTCTGGCCGGTATCGAAGAGGATATGCCCGAACCGCAAAAGAAAAAATAAAATGCCCCGGCGTCGGCTGAATGGTCGACGCCATTACTTTACAAGGAGGTCCCTGAATGAAAAGGATGTTACTGGTAATTCTCGCTCTCCTGTTTTCAACTGCAGTGCTGTCTGCCGAGCCGTGGGAGAGATCACTCGACCTGACTTTAAATCTGACCCAGAGCAATTATTCCGACAGCTGGACCGGTGGCGAGGCCGGCAATGTCACCTGGGTGGCACGTGCCGACGGTATCTTTGAAAAACAGCTCAAACCGAAATTTAACTATCGGCTTTCACTTAAACTGGCTTTCGGGCAAACCCATGTGCAGAACCAGGAAACCAATCAGTGGGAAGAACCGGAGAAATCGACTGACAAGATAGATATCGAAAACCTGGGACGGTTCACGCTGAACGGGTATGTCGATCCCTACGTCGCCTTCCGTTTCGAAAGCCAGTTTGTGGATGCGTCCGTGGAAAGTATCAAGCGCTATTTCAACCCGATGCTTCTGACCGAATCGGCCGGTATCTCGAAAGAGCTGTATAAGTCTGAGGAGAACGAACTTCTCAGCCGTTTGGGCTTTGCACTCAAGGAACGGATCACCAGTATAATTGTCGATACTGTGGGTGACGAGCGCGACTGGGAGACTGAAATAGACGGCGGTTTCGAATCGGTCACAGACCTCAAGTACACCATCTCCGATAACCTGCTTTATATCGGCAAGCTGAGCTTGTACAAAGCGATGTTCTACTCCGATAAGGAGGATGTCGAGGGGACTCCCGCGGAAGATTACTGGAAAGCGATCGATGTCAATTTCGAAAGCACTTTCTCGGCCGAAGTTGCCAGGTATATCTCTGTTTCTTTGTATTTCCAGCTTCTCTATGACAAGCAGATCGATAAACGTGGTCGATTTAAAGAAACGCTGGCTCTGGGAATAACTTACAAACTGTTTTGATTAGATAAAAATAACCGGTGAGTATTCACTCACCGGTTAGTGGGCAAGCAACTCAGGCGGATGCCTGAGGGGAGGGTTGATTTAACACAATTATAAATTTCTATCGCTCGGATCCTTACTTTCAGGTGTGCTGTTTTTCAGGATCGCGTACAATCCGAATGATGGCAGTCCGACAGCTACCAGACCTGATTTGTCGGCCAGTACCGAACCGTAGTCGAGCCAGCGTCCACCGGCGAAATAAAAGAGATTGTATTCGGCGCAGGGCTGACTGCCGTCGCAGGCATCATCATTGTAGCTGAAAACGAGATTGCGCCGAATCTCTTCGAAATTCGGGGTGACGTAACAGAGGATCAAATCCTCGTCGAACTTGTTCTTGCCCGCGCGGACCTCGAGTCCCACGGTAACATCCTCATACAAGGTGAACGAACAAATATCCAGCCTGTACTGACGATTCTCTGGATCGTACTTCTGTGGAATCTGGACCGAACCACCCTGCTTTCCGATCAGTTTCGAGCTGACGAAGATATCCATACCAGAAGCCAGACCGTAGTAGAGATGTTCGACATCTTCCTGGTCGGCACGGTTTCCGCTTATCGGTTCGTCAAACAGACTGCCGTCATCGTCGAAATCGAAATCATCTTTGCCTCGATCGGGAGGGGCGGTTAAAGGTTTATCATTGTCAAAATTGCTTAACGCTCCCGTTTTGCCCACAGGATTGGAATCTGAGCATCCAATCACAAAACCGATTATGCTGAGAATCATAACAATCGAAAGAATTCTCAGGCCACCAGTTACTCTACCCACAGTACCTCCTCTTTGAAAGAAATCAATTGTCCGAACCAGTCTAACTGCAAAGTGGATACCGGGATGCAGGAAATTACATAAGTAGCAATATGGCAATATCTTACGTGATGCGGTTGAAGTAGATTGTGATGTGTGGTTGGCTAAAAATATTGGTGAAATCCTATACAGCCTGCGTTCTCTCCTATACTTTCTGTGCCGACAACCGAAATTATTTATTGGATACGAGCTAACATTAAACTTGACAGCAGGTTAAAAAAAGTATTCTGTTTTCTTTATGGAACTGGGCATCTCGACATCGTACAGCTATTCCCTTGATTTAGAGGAAAATATCCGGATGGCCGCTAAACAGGGATTTGACTTTATTTCGCTGGGGGGAAAGACCTCCCATTCGAACTACCACAAACCGGATGGGAGAAAGCGGATAAAAGAAATCCTGCAAACTGCCGAACTCCGGATCGATTCCATCCATGCGCCTTTCGATCCGACCTGCGATTTAACTCAGGGTGAGGATATCATGTTGCAGAGCGCGATCACCGAGGTCAAACGGGCGATAAGCGCGGCGTCAGAGCTGGAAGTGCGCTATGTTGTAGTTCACCTGAATTTCTTTCGTCCCGGCGGATTGACCGATAGAATCAAGAGAATACAGGTCTCACTTCCCCAGGTGGTTAAATTTGCCGAGGAAAACGATGTCGTTATAGCACTCGAAAATCTCGACCAGGAATCGGAACTCCTGTACAAATTCGCTCTCGATCTGATCGATTCGAATTACCTGAAAGTTTGTTATGACAACGGCCATGAAATGCTGTACCGCGATAACTTCGAACTTCTGTCAAAATATGCCGATCGGCTGGCGGTAATTCACCTGCACGACAATGATTCCAGGTCTGACCTGCACAAGGTGCCGTTTACCGGTAAACTCGACTTCAATTCCCTGGCGAGCCAGTTGAATAAACTTGAGCGGATTCCCCCGATCACACTCGAATGTGAGATGAGATCCAGTGGTTATGGTACCCTCGAGACGTTTTTAAAAGATGCCTTCGATAACGGTAAAAGGTTTATCAAGATGCTTAAGAGAACCGCCTGAAGTCATTGTTCAATAAAGACATGACATGATTGTGAATGCCCCATGAAAAGAATTAAAATACTCTATCTGGTGGATACAATCACCAGTATCGCAGCCGGTTCCGAGGGACAGCTGGCACAGTTGATCAACCATCTCGATCGTGAAAAATTCGAACCGCACCTGGTGGCCCTGACACCGACGAATTTTTTGAGTAATCGGTACTTCTCGTGCCCGATCGCGGTATTGAATCTGCCTGCTGTCTTTTCCATGACTACCCCGGGCAGGATAAATCGCCTGGCAGATTACATTCGCGATAACCAGATCCATATCGTGCAAACCCTGTTTCCCGGGGCCTGCGTGGTCGGTCCAATGGCGGCGCGACGGGCCGGGTGCAGGCTGGTTTTATCTTCCAGGCGTGATACAGGTTATGGTCATACCATAAAAACGCTTCTGGCTTTTCGCTATGCCAACCGCTACGTAACCCGCTTTCTGGCCAATTCAGAGTACATTGTCGAGATGATTTCAAAACGCGAGAAAGTCTCCAGGGAGAGATTTACGGTAATCTATAACGGGCTCGACCCGAAGCGATTCGAGGTGCGTGAAAAACAGGTCGCCGATGCCCGCCGGGAGATGGGGGTCGACGACAACCACAGGGTCGTGGGAATAGTTGCCAATCCACGGCCAGTCAAAGACATACCGACATTCATTAAAGCCTGCTCGCAAGTCTCCCGGACTCATCCGGAAACCCGTTTCGTGATCATCGGCGGGGGAGATCAAAAGACGATTGAAGAACTTGGACGGCTGGCTGTTTCACTGGGGTTGTCCGGCAAGATCGTTTTCACCGGGCCGAT of the Candidatus Zixiibacteriota bacterium genome contains:
- a CDS encoding TIM barrel protein is translated as MELGISTSYSYSLDLEENIRMAAKQGFDFISLGGKTSHSNYHKPDGRKRIKEILQTAELRIDSIHAPFDPTCDLTQGEDIMLQSAITEVKRAISAASELEVRYVVVHLNFFRPGGLTDRIKRIQVSLPQVVKFAEENDVVIALENLDQESELLYKFALDLIDSNYLKVCYDNGHEMLYRDNFELLSKYADRLAVIHLHDNDSRSDLHKVPFTGKLDFNSLASQLNKLERIPPITLECEMRSSGYGTLETFLKDAFDNGKRFIKMLKRTA
- a CDS encoding glycosyltransferase, coding for MKRIKILYLVDTITSIAAGSEGQLAQLINHLDREKFEPHLVALTPTNFLSNRYFSCPIAVLNLPAVFSMTTPGRINRLADYIRDNQIHIVQTLFPGACVVGPMAARRAGCRLVLSSRRDTGYGHTIKTLLAFRYANRYVTRFLANSEYIVEMISKREKVSRERFTVIYNGLDPKRFEVREKQVADARREMGVDDNHRVVGIVANPRPVKDIPTFIKACSQVSRTHPETRFVIIGGGDQKTIEELGRLAVSLGLSGKIVFTGPISNPIAYVRNFDIGCLSSLSEGLSNTLLEYSALGIPAVATRVGGNPEVIRQGKTGYLVPPEAPEELAEKVNQLLDNDSLREKIGEQACENVWKKFNVALSVKLHQSLYTKLYDQVTVGEI
- a CDS encoding DUF3078 domain-containing protein → MKRMLLVILALLFSTAVLSAEPWERSLDLTLNLTQSNYSDSWTGGEAGNVTWVARADGIFEKQLKPKFNYRLSLKLAFGQTHVQNQETNQWEEPEKSTDKIDIENLGRFTLNGYVDPYVAFRFESQFVDASVESIKRYFNPMLLTESAGISKELYKSEENELLSRLGFALKERITSIIVDTVGDERDWETEIDGGFESVTDLKYTISDNLLYIGKLSLYKAMFYSDKEDVEGTPAEDYWKAIDVNFESTFSAEVARYISVSLYFQLLYDKQIDKRGRFKETLALGITYKLF
- a CDS encoding 4-hydroxyphenylacetate 3-hydroxylase; this encodes QPDPLLSNINKTLVARLPYQTSIMAQDIAGGIGETGCMPSYVDYNDENYGELVQKYMKAASSAESRMRAARLVEWTTMGSGVPGCMHGGGSADGAKLFVRMFGGMEKAVEVAKRLAGIEEDMPEPQKKK